From the Elaeis guineensis isolate ETL-2024a chromosome 16, EG11, whole genome shotgun sequence genome, the window attggacttgatccaatcaagtccaaaataaatctaattaaatcatatttaattagacttaatctcagcccattggcttaatcaaattaagccaattagcaatcgaattgctaatcgatcctcctacaacacttgcactgggttaaatgtcaatcgtattgatcatttaaccctagaacgattcttaatcattgatcaaccatccgatcggatcatgaactctaatgtgtgtgacctcataggtccgaacctaagtcggtagcacagaaacaaatttctgtaccaatcgaagtgaccatctagcaatgatacccgacgatcggataggtcgaatgtgtagaacaacatccttagaacccatgcggatatagttttcatataattcatccccttgaccaaaatgatcataagataccccagagttcaactgtcaactctgatcaggttgtccacactgtatttcaaaatatcaaatccatctgatggattaccctggccaaggttttgctaaattgaaatacagcgactcattcttctccaactcttggagtggtcaatcccatctcgatcacactctgacttcgcaagtacttaactgtgcccagaaaccttccgtccctgaattagaaattcagttagtccagtactaaagcacagtgagttgcttgcaagtcactgagacgatctcaagtctaagggacacttatacctatatcccatcagagacattttcgacagcagaatgctctgaagttggtcacgttcaatgatgatgtacccttacatctcacctgtatgccataccagtgtctccacactccttggttaagaggataaccaacctatatggcctacagcgacctatgcttgatagaagctgtcgtccttattaacagcttatcatttgatcgtgaacagttttaaagactaatcgataaatcctctctttatcgaacttaaatagttctaaggacttcatcataacaacggagttcattagaagatgaaagcttatgatgaagatgccaaatatattttatttattaacaaatcaattacaatacttggttgctcaaccgtcaacagcttgacgattagctttttgggacacatttctcaacaatcCGCagtatctacgcagcagagccgtatcgaggccgaggtgttcacagagttgatgggaccagagcgctacggccgagtgaggggttatggagtaggagtcacccccactcagttatctgaggttagtagatatacgcaacatgctgcagcagatgctcaggattcacgcgttcgcagactcgaggcggagatacaggagattaaatagagtcgtgccgctgagatggaggagatgcgatagagccgtgccgagatgcaggccatgaggggacagattgatcggcttacatctttattagagatgtatggcccatctcagataaacacatattattaaatatatatttttatattaatttaatgatctatatatttttatttatagatatgcaaatcatgcttttgatatgtttcttgtaggctcctggcacatcaggcacccgtcgagacagcggcaagtcacgtggagacagcgacgaccatccgcctgcggattgatattattttatttttattgtattcttatatttatttatattactcttgattgtaatggacgattagtactttatttttatttatataaaataatatcttttgatttggttaaatttgctattgaagtttgcttttggtgtgaatggtggtgattgtacaggtatgaatgatggtgattgtataggtttatgtttgaataattaatataattttgtacaggaacgtatgtattttttttttttgtatataaaatctatattttttttttcttttaaaaactttaacgacgcttataagcgtcgttaaaataatgtttaacgacgcttataagcgtcgctaaGGACTTAACAGCCGACGCTTcaaaaagcgtcttggtagagtggaggacgcgttgtcattaacgacgctaaaaagcatcgttataattgaattttacgatgctttaaagcgtcgttataaataatatttaacgacgcttataagtatCATTAAAACAatatttaacgatgcttataagcgtcgctaaGGACTtaacaagaaaaaataatttttttttaaaaaagaaaaaaacctcTTGTTGCAAATCCATAATTTGACAAAATCTTGAGCATGGAAATTACACTTCTTGCAGCTCCATTTTCCTGGATGCATTAATTTTCAGCTAATAGAGCATGATGATAATCTTATATAATTAGAACTTAGAAGGAAAGAGAATGTCAGACAATTTAATCCCATTGTTTTACCAATCTGTCAAAGCTTTGGATGTCATGACTAGGAAAGATTTCTCGTGGTCACATATATATTCCATACGTAATTTGGCCAAGACCACTTCAATCTGATTAATGTTTTATGTTATAAAATTAAGGTCATAGCATTACAACAAAGTTTAAAGACTGCTGACCAGAGAAAACCATAAAAGCAACTGTGTCAGATAAGTTCTGGTGTACATATAGTATTCTCTAAAGGTAAATCAAACGTAATCAGTACACCTGAGACATGGTAAACTTGCACTCTTTTCCTTGCTCCATCACAAGTTGGCTCAATCTCTGAAAAAAATATCGCTTAATAGAGAGTGATGAGCCTGTACTTTAGAAACTCGTATTGCTCCAAATCCACTTTTGATCTCTTACAGATGAATAAGGACAACAAGACATAGACCATCCTGGCGATTCAAACTTATGAATCAGAACAGAAAGACATTACACATTTGGCTTACCTGAAGTATGTTGCGTTCGTTAATTTGTGAGGCGTTGACTTCTAGATGAGGCTGGCTTCCACACCGAGCTAGTTTGAGTCATGAAACCAATTAATAATAAAGGTCAAAACAGATTGACCGTATCTTTCCATATACGCTCTTAGTGCAAGATCTGAAAGCCAACTTTTGAGAGATGGCATTGAATCGATTAGTTAAGATTTTCTTTTTAGTTGAACTAGGAAGCAACATTATAACAAAAATAGGGAAGTTTATGGACTGTTTGACAAGTTATGGAATTGCATCAGGTTTGAGTTGGTTCCGTAGTAAACATGATGATTATTAAAACACTGCAATATTACTCTAATTAGGGAAATCATATGCTGCAAGCTTTAAAATTTTGTTGTTGGGGAAACATTTGCCAAGCCTAAGGATATCATGTCATATAGCTAGGAGATGAAAGTTGTTGGATAACCGAGTGCAACATAATGATCCATCCCTTTTCTCCTtatctttaaaatattaattacttGACAATCCATTTATGACCGACCTTcacatggatatatatatatatatatatatatatatatatatatatatatatatatatatatatatatatatatatatatatatatatatatataagatttgcATACGCTGCCATAGAAGCTCCATGCAAGTGCTGATACTGTGGCTGATGGCAATAGACACAAGCCCTAAAATCTAAGGCATGCATGAAATCCAAAACAACTCCAGTTTTCTGCATGGTGTTGAACGTGTCCCATCCGGAAGAAGACAAAGGAAAGAATTTCTTAAACACTTAGAGCATATCTAGCACGGAGAACATATGCTAATTAATTAACGAAAAAATATCACAAGCATCTTTTGCATTGAGAGTCAGGAGAACTCAAAGTCTAACTGAATTTTCATAACACCAAACATAATTACtactaaggctttgtaatgtctgctaaagaaagaagaaattaaaCAGCTGCACGCAAATATGGCAAATTATCTGAGATGCATCATAGAAGAAGATCTAAGGATTGGTGACATCGTGGATGCTCTTTCTCTTGCGCTCCATGTCTTGTTTTTGGCGGATGAAGAACTTCTGTGCATGACTGGCCACTTGCACTGGCGTCCTCGTCACCACTGCATGTCGAGATATGCTCTTCCAATCCCCCTTCCCATAAGTTGCAAGTCCTTGTAAAAATAACCTACATGCatgtaaaattaattaataattaatgtacaagcaaatttttttttttaaagaagtccAATCTGTTGTGCgccttgattagattgctaactttttaaaataataataataataacaataaagtaaaatatatatataccgaTGTTCCTCCTCCGTCCATGGCTTAGCCTTCCTCCTCTCCAGACCGCGGCGTCCTGACCCAAAAGAGGTGTTCTGACCTTTCGGTGGGCGTTGCTTCGGTGCCATACCCATACTACATCCATCACCGGAATTGCCACCTTCTTCCTTCTTCAAGTCATCTTTCAGAATCTGATAATGATGGTACAGTACTTGTTCCggactttttcttgaaaaattggCACTGATCCGAGACCATCGATTTGGCGTTCCCTCTGGGTTTGCCAGGAGAGCAAGCTCCAAAACCATCTCTTCGAACGGGCTCCACTCCGCTTGCGACAAACCAACGTCCTGAGAAGAATCCATGATACCTCTCTTTCAGAACTAGAGATTTTGATAGACCAATTAGTTGATGAGAGTTTAGAACAACAATCCCACGTATGgtatgatttatagtggttgaaACACACCGCCATAGATTCGCAGAAAAACCCATCGAagatgaataaaatattaaaggAAGTGTTAACGTTGTGCAGCCTTTCCATAAAATTTTCCTATTTTTCTCTCATCACCTCTGACAAATTAAACAGATCCAGATTTAAACGTGATCGCTTTGTCGAATCAGCGAATTGATTTCCTTCCTAAAATAGACACACTTTTCTACTTGGGTTTGAATGATGACTCTTTCTACCTGAGAGAGGGTTATGCCGGGGTATGCTTCGGCGAAGCGCTCCATGTGGAATATTTTGCAGTTCaaattctctgtacttcatttacTTAcgattgttatttatttatttattttcaatctGGAATCAAGATCTCACACAGCCGTATGTAGTGCTTATGCACAAACATGTCCAAAATGTATAATAAAATATTACCCCTTAAAATTAGTTATTCTCTCACACCAAATTTTTGCCTGACCAGGAGGATTTGTTTGCATGCTAAAATTCACTTGATTTTCGTTGCGCATGTTTATTTTATTACCAGATTTTCTTAATTTTGAGGTTAGGAACAAAAGCCCAAGTCCAACATGTAAGTGGACTGACAAATCGTCTCTCTCCAGGGTTACGATTCATAGCCAACTCAATTGGATTTTAGGTTTAGTCTATTTGAGTTGGACTTCACCTAGTTGGGTTCGGTGTTACATTTGGATGGGTTATGGATTCAGCTGAGGTGAGATGGTAAGGATGCCATGCTGAGGCGGTTATGAGTTCTGGCACAGGATTGAGGAGGCTAATCAGGAAGTGTTAATGGGTGAACGTATGTTATTGGGATTGGATGGGCTTGGGCTAATCGATGGAGGTTCTCATGCGGTGGGATAGGCTTGGTGTTCGAGGTTCATGTTCGCAGGGTTGGCACTAATGATTGTTGGATTGCACAAAGGTCTTGAGGTTTGTAGATGGAGAAGTGTTTTGACTGGTGTCATACTGTTGCATTTATCAAGAAGTTGATTGATAAACTGCAAAATATCAAACATACAACCAAGTAGGGTCGTTTCTGCGCTGCAGCAACCCATGCCTTGAATTGTCCTAGACTCTTTAAGGGTCAATAATAAGCTCCACCGCAACTAGCATATCCTACCTGATGCAGAAGGCATAAAATCCATTTCCTAACAACTTACTAAATAGATGCGTCAAATTAGTGCAAAATGAAAAGTAAACAAAAGGAGATGGGATTAGCTCCTACAAGAATACATCGAGGACAACAAAATTAACAGGTCATTTATATATAGAAAAACTGTACAGGCTCAAAACAAAACCCTGTACAACTTACCAACCGCAATGCCATTTCTTAGAGAACTAGCTGTCCGATATCGTCTCCTCAGAAGATGCATCACTATCAATAACAACCAAGTTACTTGGTCCGCCAGGACCTGAATTCTTATTCAAATTGGATACACCATTCAGACCTGAACCTGTATTAACCGATGTAGGTTTCGGGGAGTTCACACCCAGAGTTGGAAGAGCACCAGgccttttccccatccgatgctcATTCATAGATACCGATCTTTCAGACACGCTTACGGTGCTAGCATGATTACCAGATGTGATGTTCTTTCTCTTCAGAATTCCCCGTCCCCGGGAATCCTTAGGTGGAGCAGTTGGCTCTACTCTTGTGTCAGTACTAAGCATGCTTGCAGGTTGTGCCAGGGCTGAAACAGGAGGCAATGTTGAATTGCTTGGCTTTGGTTGTGGGATCAACACATCTCTAAGCCAATGAGGGAGATTACTTGCTGGCACACTCGTTGGTTGGTGATCCTGAGTCAGCCTTTCAACTGACTTGTGGTGCGAAGAAGATGATTCATAGTCATACCTTGTGTGAACATTGAAAGATTTATGGTGAGCGAGTCCTGACCCTGGGAAAGAAGAACCCACCGGGAAGCTGCAGAGGATGGAATCTGCAGGCGGACTGACACTTGTGAGAGGATTGGCTGGGCCCAGGCCTAATGAATGAAGTGGATTTCTCTTGAAGGTGTTCTCATTCTTGAGGTATACATCTCCCAGAGAAAGTTTAGGCTCAGCTGTGAGCATTGGGAATTCTGAACAAGCTGACCAGGCACCATTACCACCATAGTGGTTACTTAATGATGGTTTTGCTGGCCAAGAATCAGTCGTAAAAGGAGGCAGTGAAAGGTCTGGTACAGACAGTGTTCCTGGCTTGAATAGTGCACCATTCAGAAGCTTTCTTTGCTCTAAATTCCATCGCTCAGCAAGATCCTCCGCAGCTCTTGATTTCATGAAGCAAAGTTTTGGATCCCTTAGCATTGCATTCCAATTGTTAACTCCATATCTTCTCACACCAATCCAAAGAAAGTCTAATTCTTCTTCTGACCATTCATTTGCATTCCTCTTAAACTTATCTAATGGAGGGGCTTGCCTCTTTTCTAACATCTGTGAGCCAGTTATAATATCGTCGACTATCTGCTTTTGCTTTGATACACATGCATTCACGCCAATGCTAGGCCATGGAAATCTCCTGTTGCATTCCTGAGCGCTGTCTTTAATACTGAAATTCAATGACGAATGCATGCTTTGGAAATCCTTAACAGAGACATCAGGTCCCCCTGAATTCAATAGCAGACCTAGAAAACATGtagaaaaagaagatttatttgcTCTCTCTTCATGTCGTTGCTTTTCAGAGCCAGTCTCAACTGATTTTGTTAAACATGCTCCATCTTGTGATCCAGTTATCTGATTCTTGAACTCCCTAGATGCATCCTGCAATCCAGTAccaacaaagaaaaaaagaaaaagtaataTTAGAACCAAAAAACAATGTACAGTTTGGCAAATATTCAAATATTAAAACTAGGTTCTAAATTTGGAAAATATTCAAATCTTCCACATAGTTTTGTCATAGCAAAACAAAGGACCAAGATGCAGAAAGCAAGCCTGAATACTTTTGAATAGGAAGCTGGCCAGAGAATGTCTGGGGATAATTTAATTCAATGCCTCAAGGTTGCAGAGATTACTGACAACCCTAGCCTTTTACAAGCCCAGAAAAGACATAATTATATAAGTTTAATTTTATGTTATAATTCACCTGATCATGTTGAGTCTTCACAGATGAACTGACTGGCAACATGGAAGAAGCCCTTCCATTTAATTCTTGTTCGCAGTTGAGAACACTTTGCTCCAAGGATGAGCATATACTTCTTTCTTTATTCGTATCCTGCAGTTCTTTATCAAGTGTTTCAAGCCATTTAAGTTCATCGACTTTTCCATCAGCTTCTTTATCCGCCATAATGATGCCACAACTTCGAGTTAATGAACTTTGAGACTCCAGGAGGTTTTCAGGAATGACACTCGATGCTGATTTACCTGACTCTATCTTAGTTAGACCATTAGATGCGGGAGGGGCAatagaatccgatattgcaattacactttgtcagatggaaaagattttttctcctggatttttcactattatggtacatctactcattcacctagcttcagaagttaaagttggtggaccggtacattatagatggatgtatcctattgagaggtattatttcaaaccttaaatcttttgataattttattagaaataacagcatactgatattttaataaatatttaattcttgaaggtatcttgtgcgtcttaaagattatgtgcgaaatagagcctatcccgaaggctcgattgctgaagcatatattgcggatgaatgtttgacattttgttcaatatatcttcaaggtgtagagactatttttagtcgacctcaacggcataatgactttgtggagaatgcagaactgtataagttcttaactgctggaaaattcttgggaagagctgaaagtattgtacttgatcaaaaatccttagcacaagtacatcgttatgtgttacttcatagtgacataatatttgaccatcgcaggttagtatatttaaggcatgatatcaaaatttaaattttatattagatataatgttctaaatgatatatttatattttatgcagtgaatttttaatttatcagagacgagccaatcataacattggtcgagttattccctatgtggctttcgaatcaggtgtgatttatatttaattatgggatatattaatttttgatacatatttaatatcagataactcaacagcacttcgtcatatcatttttttttaggtttcaaagatgatggagacaaataattcagatgaactaatagctcttgctcgaggacctaacaagattgtgaatagatataacggtttcataattaatggctttaaatttcatattagagaacgaaaaaaatttagaaaaacatagaatagcggtgttatggtggaagcggatggaaaatcctattatggtgcacttaaagatatctatgagttagattattatgaaaaatttaaagtagtattgtttagatgtgattggatagacataaactcaccaagggattTGAAACaagatgtaaatggatttacatttgtaaatttttcaaggttgatacacactggtgtgttattgaaggatgatccattcattttttcatgtcaagctcgtcaagtattttatgtacaagatgcaaaagataaagattggtttactgtaatcaaaacaaaacctagagacttatatgatatggaaaaccaagtggaggatgatgacgatgacacctATACACAATGTTgtcctacaattttgtgccagctgatgatttaaatgctacgacgacgttggttagaacagaatttgaaggaaatactactgcttgattgttactggtaataattatttatgatgtatatattttgcattaattattgtgttattttactccatatattaactgattctaccttctatttatataaatgctaggtgacatcatgcgtcgcaggggacgatatgctggtgtgcagtttcagttttcacagacagaggccggtacgtcttcttcagcacagcagcctgaggccagttcagctgcacagtattttgagccctgtccttcatcatcagcacagcacgatcctcctattcatcagccagatgatgagatacacgtgcatggtatatattgtcttttatgtaattttagttttattttattttatgtaaatttatgatatagttacttttatgtattttttgcagacggatccgagAGAGTACGCTCCAGATGcagacccacagtagtacgagatgtgtggcagatgcatgAGGATGAGagaattgttgtggagtgcaatcagctagatcagccaattaagaaagctgcctgcttattgacttcatttttggggactgttgctcggaggcctcagctatatcCATTggactatgcaaaatggaatgacatgcttccaacgtacaaagttgagctcctccgagttatagaggtaatgaattgatgttcatactgtatattaattgttaatcacttatataatttatttcatttaattttttttttatagagcaagtttgttctccctccatccactcatgattttgtaatgaagtctctcaaccgcaaatggaaagaatatagagcacaattgaagagggactatatgagacagggtatgacagaggaggaggttgctagaaattatcctcctgatgtaccccctcatcagtggatggagttggttcattattggttctccgagagggcacaggtataatatctgctcattatctttttttctaaatattttataaaaatattaatttttattatatattatatattatatatataacaagttttttactttattttacagacttattctgctattggtagagctgcacgagcagctcagtctgttcctcatatatcggggtcgaagagttatgcacgactccgacaggagtttgtatgttccttaaactttcataattaacttttaatttttatgttgaaatatttatataactaatatcattatgtatcgtggaccatgtctgtatcatgatactcatatatttttttaaattattataactgtttgcttaaaattgaaattatttgtgtaggtggatgagcatgggagggaaccggtaaagtggagttttaccggatgactcatactcatcaggatggtacttttgttcgagatgagtcgagagatttatatgtacggcattattaatattctattttttacaatgattttaatttaattttgttagctattaatgtataactcttgttttcaaaataaatacaggagagggctacatctcttattgcggagcgtgacgacgagtccgcagcatctacgcagcagagccgtatcgaggccgaggtgttcatagagttgatgggaccagagcgctacagTCGAGTGAAggattatggagtaggagtcacccccactcagttatctgaggttagtagatatacgcagcatgctgcagcagatgctcaagattcacgcgttcgcagactcgaggcggagatacaggagattagatagagtcgtgccgctgagatggaggagatgcgacagagccgtaccgagatgcaggccatgaggggacagattgatcggcttacatctttattagagatgtatggcctaTCTCAgctaaacacatattattaaatatatatttttgtattaatttaatgatctatatatttttatttatagatatgcaaatcatgcttttgatatattttttgtaggctcctggcacatcaggcatcCGTCGAGACagtggcacgtcacgtggagacagcgacgaccatccgcctgtggattgacattattttatttttattgtattcttatatttatttatattactcttgattgtaatggatgattagtactttatttttatttatataaaataatgtcttttggtttggttaaatttgctattgaagtttgcttttggtgtgaatggtggtgattgtacagggatgaatggtggtgattgtacaggtttatttttgaataattgatataattttatacaggaatgtatgtattctttttttttttgtatataaaatctgtatttttttttcttttaaaaattttaacgacgcttataagcgttgtTAAAATAATGTTTAACGACGCTGATAAGCGTGGCTAAGGACTTAAcagccgacgcttcgaaaagcgtctaggtagagtggaggacgcgttgtcattaacgacgctaaaaagcgccgttataattaaattttacgatgctttaaaacgtcgttataaataatatttaacgacgcttataagcatcgttaaaacaatgtttaacgatgcttataagcgtcgctaaGGACTTAACAGCCGACGCTTCGAAGAgcatcttggtagagtggaggacgcgttgtcattaacgacgctaaaaaacgCCGTTATAATTGAATTTTACGACACTTTAAAACGTCGTTATTTtataacgacgcttttaaaaagcgtcggcgcttttcatctccactcttacataggcgacgctttcGCGATGCTTTTTGAAGCATCGTAAACGTTATTGACGACGCTTATTAGCAtcgtaaaataatttttatagcatcattttttatcattttcaCTGTAGTGGTAGTAAACATGATGATTATTAAAACACTGCAATATTACACTAATTAAGGAAATCAGCAAGCTTTAAAATTTTGTTGTTGGAGAAACATTTGCCAAGCCCAAGGATATCATGTCATATAG encodes:
- the LOC140854276 gene encoding uncharacterized protein — protein: MHEDERIVVECNQLDQPIKKAACLLTSFLGTVARRPQLYPLDYAKWNDMLPTYKVELLRVIESKFVLPPSTHDFVMKSLNRKWKEYRAQLKRDYMRQGMTEEEVARNYPPDVPPHQWMELVHYWFSERAQTYSAIGRAARAAQSVPHISGSKSYARLRQEFVDEHGREPVKWSFTG
- the LOC140854234 gene encoding transcription factor SRM1-like; the protein is MDSSQDVGLSQAEWSPFEEMVLELALLANPEGTPNRWSRISANFSRKSPEQVLYHHYQILKDDLKKEEGGNSGDGCSMGMAPKQRPPKGQNTSFGSGRRGLERRKAKPWTEEEHRLFLQGLATYGKGDWKSISRHAVVTRTPVQVASHAQKFFIRQKQDMERKRKSIHDVTNP
- the LOC105037228 gene encoding uncharacterized protein encodes the protein MADKEADGKVDELKWLETLDKELQDTNKERSICSSLEQSVLNCEQELNGRASSMLPVSSSVKTQHDQDASREFKNQITGSQDGACLTKSVETGSEKQRHEERANKSSFSTCFLGLLLNSGGPDVSVKDFQSMHSSLNFSIKDSAQECNRRFPWPSIGVNACVSKQKQIVDDIITGSQMLEKRQAPPLDKFKRNANEWSEEELDFLWIGVRRYGVNNWNAMLRDPKLCFMKSRAAEDLAERWNLEQRKLLNGALFKPGTLSVPDLSLPPFTTDSWPAKPSLSNHYGGNGAWSACSEFPMLTAEPKLSLGDVYLKNENTFKRNPLHSLGLGPANPLTSVSPPADSILCSFPVGSSFPGSGLAHHKSFNVHTRYDYESSSSHHKSVERLTQDHQPTSVPASNLPHWLRDVLIPQPKPSNSTLPPVSALAQPASMLSTDTRVEPTAPPKDSRGRGILKRKNITSGNHASTVSVSERSVSMNEHRMGKRPGALPTLGVNSPKPTSVNTGSGLNGVSNLNKNSGPGGPSNLVVIDSDASSEETISDS